One window from the genome of Anaerolineae bacterium encodes:
- a CDS encoding acetyl-CoA hydrolase/transferase family protein, which produces MNRNKKPLYLTAEEAVRFVKSGDRVFMTGNCSVPRQLLTALVDYAPSLSNVELVHLLTISDVDYVAPELAGHLRVNAMFIGENVRAAVNDGRSDFTPILLSDVPRLFRRKDKFPINVALVHLSPPDIHGYCSFGVEVGLTKTAAEVADVVIAEVNAQMPRALGDSMIHLNNIDVIVEVDYPVPTVTMTEANELQQQIARHIVELIPDGATLQTGIGGVPDAVLRLLTNHRDLGIHTELFSDGVIDLVEQGVITCRAKTLHTGKIIAGFVLGTKRLYDFVHDNPICEFHPTEYVNNPSVIAQNARMVAINSALEVDLTGQVCADSMGHYFYSGVGGQLDFIRGAGRSEGGVPIIALPATAKGGTVSRIVPELKPGAGVTTTRNDVHYIVTEFGAVDLFGVPVRERARRLISIAHPDFREELARIAHDRYHLNVG; this is translated from the coding sequence ATGAACAGGAACAAGAAGCCGCTGTACCTTACGGCGGAGGAAGCCGTCCGGTTTGTCAAATCAGGCGACCGTGTCTTCATGACCGGCAACTGCTCGGTGCCCCGCCAGCTGCTGACCGCGCTGGTGGATTATGCTCCCAGCCTCTCGAATGTCGAGCTGGTGCATCTGCTGACGATCAGCGATGTTGATTATGTGGCGCCGGAACTGGCGGGCCATCTGCGCGTCAATGCCATGTTCATCGGGGAGAATGTGCGGGCGGCGGTCAATGATGGCCGTAGCGACTTTACGCCGATCCTGCTCTCCGATGTGCCGCGGCTCTTCCGGCGCAAGGATAAGTTTCCGATCAACGTCGCCCTGGTGCATCTTAGCCCGCCAGATATCCACGGTTATTGCTCATTTGGGGTCGAGGTGGGCCTGACCAAGACAGCCGCCGAAGTCGCGGACGTGGTCATTGCCGAGGTCAACGCGCAAATGCCGCGTGCGCTCGGCGACAGCATGATTCACCTCAACAATATCGATGTCATCGTTGAGGTGGATTACCCTGTGCCGACCGTGACAATGACTGAAGCTAACGAGTTGCAGCAGCAGATTGCCCGCCACATCGTGGAATTGATCCCGGATGGCGCAACGTTGCAGACCGGGATCGGTGGCGTGCCGGACGCGGTGCTGCGGCTCCTGACCAACCATCGCGATCTGGGGATTCATACCGAGTTGTTTTCAGATGGTGTGATCGATCTGGTGGAACAGGGGGTCATCACCTGCCGGGCCAAGACGCTGCACACTGGTAAGATCATCGCCGGGTTTGTGCTGGGCACCAAGCGCCTGTATGATTTCGTTCACGATAACCCGATCTGCGAATTTCACCCGACGGAGTATGTCAACAACCCCAGCGTGATTGCCCAGAACGCGCGGATGGTAGCGATCAACAGCGCGCTGGAGGTTGATCTCACCGGCCAGGTGTGCGCTGACAGCATGGGCCACTACTTCTACAGCGGCGTAGGCGGCCAGCTTGACTTCATCCGGGGAGCAGGGCGGTCGGAAGGGGGCGTGCCGATCATCGCCCTGCCGGCGACGGCCAAAGGTGGCACGGTTAGCCGGATCGTGCCGGAACTGAAGCCGGGGGCTGGCGTCACCACCACGCGCAACGATGTGCACTACATCGTGACGGAGTTTGGCGCGGTTGACCTGTTTGGCGTACCCGTGCGCGAGCGGGCGCGACGGCTGATCAGCATCGCCCACCCCGATTTTCGGGAGGAACTGGCTCGTATCGCCCATGACCGTTACCACCTCAATGTGGGTTGA